The following are from one region of the Stanieria sp. NIES-3757 genome:
- a CDS encoding transposase produces MVVFNNVYGAVDAVTFEAFIANQLVPKLWKNACVVMDNAKIHLGETIRELIEQAGAKLIYLSPYSPEFSPIENFWSKVKACLRKVKPRNYQDLINAITDSMLKVTKDDIRNWFTHCCYCTS; encoded by the coding sequence GTGGTTGTATTTAATAATGTTTATGGTGCAGTTGATGCAGTAACATTTGAAGCATTTATTGCTAATCAATTAGTCCCAAAGCTCTGGAAAAATGCTTGTGTGGTAATGGACAATGCCAAAATTCATTTGGGAGAAACTATTAGAGAATTAATTGAACAAGCAGGGGCTAAATTAATTTATTTATCCCCTTATTCTCCAGAATTTTCACCTATCGAAAATTTTTGGTCTAAAGTCAAAGCTTGTTTAAGAAAAGTTAAACCAAGAAACTATCAAGACTTAATTAATGCGATAACTGATTCAATGCTGAAAGTCACAAAAGACGATATTCGGAATTGGTTTACTCACTGTTGCTATTGTACCTCATAA
- a CDS encoding coproporphyrinogen III oxidase translates to MELMCQFRLSQEDLEAKYHLGFDLDFDRYFGSEISELKALEADGLIKIFSDGIEVTPMGRLLIRNIASVFDTYLEKQQTKSFSKAI, encoded by the coding sequence ATGGAATTGATGTGTCAATTTCGTCTTTCTCAAGAAGATTTAGAAGCCAAATATCATCTCGGTTTCGATCTCGATTTTGATCGCTACTTTGGTTCAGAAATTTCCGAACTTAAAGCTTTAGAAGCTGATGGCTTGATTAAAATATTTTCCGATGGAATTGAAGTGACACCCATGGGAAGATTATTAATTAGAAATATTGCTTCGGTTTTCGATACATATCTCGAAAAACAACAAACTAAAAGTTTTTCTAAAGCGATTTAA
- a CDS encoding transposase has protein sequence MQPYSIDFRQKIIEIYEQENISIRKLAQRFQVAKSFIQKLLKQYRETGELNPQKPGGSPPRKLQSEQLITLIEIIESNNDATLEELCELLEKKIKVRVSRATMGRITTQLNYSVKKNSTRSRKRKRSRPKKES, from the coding sequence ATGCAACCTTACTCTATTGACTTTAGACAAAAAATAATTGAGATTTATGAACAAGAAAATATCTCAATTAGAAAACTGGCACAACGTTTTCAAGTAGCGAAAAGCTTCATCCAAAAGCTGCTAAAACAATATCGAGAAACAGGAGAGCTTAATCCACAAAAACCAGGAGGAAGTCCCCCAAGGAAACTCCAGTCAGAACAACTAATCACTTTAATTGAAATAATTGAAAGTAATAACGATGCTACATTAGAAGAGTTGTGCGAGCTACTTGAAAAAAAGATAAAAGTAAGAGTGAGCCGAGCCACAATGGGAAGAATAACTACTCAATTAAACTATAGCGTAAAAAAAAACTCTACACGCAGCAGAAAAAGAAAGCGCTCGCGTCCAAAAAAAGAGAGTTGA